In a single window of the Planctomycetia bacterium genome:
- a CDS encoding DedA family protein: MDSVFFTFLSQFSYIGLFAILFIAGLGVPLPEDIPLLAAGWLAYRGSADLYLMILTGLAGVMVGDSLIFSMGRKYGTQIVEHRWLKRIAKPWLLERARTLYANHGIKILFAARFMPGLRSVLYLTAGVCRVPFWKFFLIDSCAALISVPLWVWAGYKFSAHIDGILGGTRVASYVIGGVFVLALIAWGLYEYYHNLRKKNRDALDAAAAIEQVVKSAPLVVDHPKHREPKEPHAAAGATHP; encoded by the coding sequence GTGGACTCGGTATTCTTTACATTCCTCTCGCAGTTCTCGTACATCGGCCTGTTCGCGATTCTCTTTATCGCCGGCCTGGGAGTTCCGCTGCCTGAGGACATTCCGCTCCTCGCCGCTGGCTGGCTGGCCTACCGCGGCAGCGCCGATCTATACCTGATGATCCTGACCGGCCTGGCCGGCGTCATGGTGGGCGACTCGCTCATCTTCAGTATGGGCCGCAAATACGGCACGCAAATCGTCGAGCATCGCTGGCTCAAGAGAATCGCCAAGCCCTGGCTGCTCGAACGGGCGCGCACCCTCTATGCCAACCACGGCATCAAGATTCTCTTCGCGGCGAGATTCATGCCCGGTCTGCGATCAGTTCTGTATCTCACCGCCGGCGTGTGCCGGGTTCCCTTCTGGAAGTTCTTCCTGATCGACTCCTGCGCCGCATTGATCTCGGTTCCCTTGTGGGTATGGGCGGGCTACAAGTTCAGTGCCCACATCGACGGCATCCTGGGCGGCACCCGCGTCGCCAGCTACGTCATCGGGGGCGTGTTTGTCCTCGCGCTGATCGCTTGGGGCCTCTACGAGTACTATCACAACCTACGGAAGAAGAACCGCGACGCGCTGGATGCCGCGGCCGCGATCGAGCAAGTCGTCAAGTCGGCCCCGCTCGTCGTGGACCACCCAAAGCATCGCGAGCCCAAGGAGCCACACGCGGCCGCCGGAGCCACCCATCCATAG
- a CDS encoding ParB/RepB/Spo0J family partition protein has product MSKDTKRLGRGIASIISTSPADAQAVQGLPAPTPAPHTPIAGHQRLAMIPLSSIRPNPSQPRRAFDQQALEALAESMRRRGTLQPIALRPTESGFELIAGERRFRAAQMAGLESIPAIVRPVKDEDLLELALIENIQRENLNPVERAIAYRNLNIQHKLSHDEIAARMGEDRATVSNYMRLLGLDPEVLALVAGGGLSMGHAKALLGISDIKHQQSLAGRIVREGWSVRQTEAAVNNATNKVANKPSKEVKVRPAVADMERKLTDALGTRVTIKEGRRRHTGKITIEYYALDDFERVTGKLGVERDSA; this is encoded by the coding sequence ATGTCCAAGGATACAAAACGACTGGGTAGGGGAATCGCTTCCATTATCTCCACGTCTCCCGCAGACGCGCAGGCAGTCCAGGGTCTTCCGGCGCCGACGCCGGCCCCACACACTCCGATTGCCGGGCACCAGCGGCTCGCCATGATCCCCCTGTCGTCCATTCGACCGAACCCCTCCCAGCCACGCCGCGCGTTCGATCAGCAGGCCCTCGAAGCGCTGGCGGAGTCCATGCGACGACGGGGAACGCTTCAGCCGATCGCCCTACGACCTACGGAGTCCGGCTTTGAGCTCATCGCCGGCGAGCGGCGATTCCGTGCCGCCCAGATGGCAGGTCTGGAGTCAATCCCGGCTATCGTTCGGCCGGTCAAGGATGAGGATCTCCTCGAGCTCGCTCTCATCGAAAACATCCAACGCGAGAACCTGAATCCCGTGGAACGAGCCATCGCCTACCGGAATCTCAACATTCAGCACAAGCTCTCCCATGACGAGATTGCTGCCCGAATGGGCGAGGATCGGGCGACCGTTTCCAATTACATGCGATTACTCGGCTTGGATCCCGAGGTGCTCGCACTCGTGGCAGGGGGAGGCCTCTCCATGGGCCACGCCAAGGCACTCTTGGGTATTTCGGATATAAAACATCAGCAATCCTTGGCGGGCAGAATCGTCCGCGAGGGGTGGTCGGTAAGGCAGACCGAAGCCGCGGTGAATAACGCGACAAACAAGGTCGCAAATAAGCCCTCGAAAGAGGTCAAGGTAAGGCCCGCCGTCGCCGACATGGAACGCAAGTTAACGGACGCGCTCGGAACGCGCGTCACCATCAAGGAAGGGCGGCGTCGGCACACGGGAAAAATCACGATAGAATACTACGCGCTCGACGACTTCGAGCGCGTAACCGGGAAGCTGGGGGTCGAACGCGATTCTGCATGA
- the rpmI gene encoding 50S ribosomal protein L35, translating into MPKMKRHKGLAKRVKITANGKVKYRKSNMGHLMSGKSGDRRRSLRSKGILNNPKLSAKIIRALQA; encoded by the coding sequence ATGCCCAAAATGAAGCGACACAAGGGACTTGCCAAGCGGGTGAAGATCACCGCCAACGGCAAGGTGAAATATCGGAAGTCCAACATGGGCCACCTGATGAGCGGCAAGAGCGGTGATCGCCGGCGCTCGCTGCGGTCCAAGGGAATTCTGAACAACCCGAAGCTGAGCGCGAAGATCATTCGCGCCCTTCAGGCCTGA
- the rplT gene encoding 50S ribosomal protein L20, whose translation MPKTRTHVAHHKRVKRTLKAAKGYYGGRSKLLRSARDTVLRAGVYAFRDRRARKRDFRSLWITRITGACRTRGISYSRFINGLKIANVDLNRKMLSEIAIHDAAAFDMLVELARSKLKIAA comes from the coding sequence ATGCCAAAGACACGAACGCACGTCGCTCACCACAAGCGCGTGAAGCGGACGCTCAAGGCCGCCAAGGGTTATTACGGCGGACGCAGCAAGTTGCTTCGATCGGCCCGGGACACCGTTCTTCGCGCCGGCGTGTATGCCTTCCGAGATCGTCGGGCGCGCAAGCGGGATTTCCGCTCGCTGTGGATCACGCGCATCACCGGTGCGTGCCGGACGCGCGGCATCAGCTACAGCCGCTTCATCAACGGCCTGAAGATCGCGAATGTCGATCTAAATCGAAAGATGCTCAGCGAGATCGCCATACACGACGCGGCGGCCTTTGACATGCTTGTCGAACTGGCTCGCAGCAAGCTGAAGATAGCGGCGTAA
- a CDS encoding HAD family phosphatase — protein MNSLGVIFDMDGVLVDSAAAHFESWQRLAQERGAGPIREAQFKATFGGRNSEIIAEWFGEADATRSKALGDRKESLYREIIRHDVRPMPDAKELIDHLAAEGIAMAIGSSGPPENVRMICEAMGLTDVFRAIITGADVARGKPDPEVFLRAAEGMSLAPAQCVVIEDAPLGIEAARRAGMRCIGLTSSHAADVLAGADLIVGSLGQVTSEGLRRLIGSRA, from the coding sequence TTGAATTCGCTGGGCGTGATCTTCGACATGGATGGCGTGCTCGTCGACAGCGCGGCCGCGCACTTCGAGAGCTGGCAGCGGCTGGCGCAAGAGCGCGGCGCCGGGCCGATCAGAGAGGCGCAGTTCAAGGCGACGTTCGGCGGGCGCAATTCCGAGATCATTGCCGAATGGTTCGGCGAGGCTGACGCCACTCGGTCGAAAGCGCTCGGCGATCGAAAAGAATCGCTGTATCGCGAGATCATCCGTCACGATGTACGACCGATGCCCGATGCGAAGGAGTTGATTGATCACCTGGCCGCCGAAGGCATCGCGATGGCGATCGGCTCTTCGGGCCCGCCGGAGAATGTCCGGATGATCTGCGAGGCGATGGGGTTGACCGATGTGTTTCGGGCGATCATCACCGGCGCTGACGTTGCCCGTGGCAAGCCCGATCCGGAGGTCTTCCTGCGTGCGGCCGAGGGGATGTCGCTTGCGCCCGCTCAATGCGTGGTGATCGAAGACGCGCCGCTGGGGATCGAGGCGGCTCGTCGGGCGGGGATGAGGTGCATCGGCCTGACGAGTTCGCACGCGGCCGACGTTTTGGCCGGGGCGGATCTGATTGTCGGGTCGCTCGGGCAGGTCACTTCCGAGGGGCTGAGGAGGCTTATCGGGTCCCGCGCGTAG
- a CDS encoding MBL fold metallo-hydrolase, producing MFDVTFHGAAREVTGSCHLLNVEGKHILLDCGLFQGRRSESLEKNQEFPIDPSKLHSVILSHAHIDHCGRLPLLVKRGFTGTIYATAATRDLCALLLADSAHIQVEDARYHSKKRAKVGEPPVEPLYDDDDVAATLRLFHAVPLEKPFWIIKRLRARYHEAGHMLGSASLELEFSPGDGKQARRLVFTGDVGRFGLPILRDPAPLPECDYLICESTYGGRRHPPAADLPGEMSDVVNATVKRGGKVIIPAFSVGRTQVIVYTIHRLQVEGKIPKLPVFVDSPLSVNATEIFRLHPELFDAEVRKFMQRNGDILGAGCCTFIRDVEESMRLNKRRAPCVIISASGMCENGRIVHHLRNNIQSPKNTVLIVGFQAAHTLGRRIVEKNTHVNIFGKKLRLRAEVVALNGFSAHADRDELQRLTKPLAAKCKTAFLVHGEPDQMEILRQTMRADGFKNVEMPERGASFTLD from the coding sequence ATGTTTGATGTGACGTTCCACGGCGCGGCCCGCGAAGTGACAGGATCGTGTCACCTTCTCAACGTCGAGGGCAAGCACATCCTGCTCGACTGCGGCCTCTTCCAGGGCAGGCGCTCCGAGTCATTGGAGAAGAACCAGGAATTCCCCATCGACCCGTCGAAGCTTCACTCGGTCATCTTGTCCCATGCCCACATCGACCACTGCGGGCGTCTGCCGCTTCTCGTCAAACGCGGTTTCACCGGCACCATCTACGCGACGGCCGCCACGCGCGACCTGTGCGCCCTGCTCCTCGCCGACTCCGCACACATTCAGGTTGAAGACGCGCGCTACCACAGCAAGAAACGCGCCAAAGTCGGTGAGCCGCCCGTTGAGCCGCTCTACGATGACGACGACGTTGCCGCCACGCTGCGCCTCTTTCACGCCGTGCCGCTTGAAAAGCCATTCTGGATCATCAAGCGACTCAGGGCCCGTTATCACGAGGCCGGCCACATGCTCGGTTCCGCCTCCTTGGAATTGGAGTTCTCGCCCGGCGACGGCAAGCAGGCGCGACGTCTCGTCTTCACCGGCGACGTGGGCCGATTCGGCCTGCCGATCTTGCGAGACCCCGCGCCGCTCCCGGAATGCGACTACCTCATCTGCGAATCGACCTATGGCGGCCGTCGCCATCCGCCCGCCGCCGACCTGCCCGGTGAAATGTCTGACGTTGTCAACGCTACCGTGAAGCGAGGTGGAAAGGTCATCATTCCCGCCTTCAGCGTCGGACGAACCCAGGTCATTGTCTACACCATCCACCGATTGCAGGTCGAGGGGAAGATTCCCAAGCTCCCGGTCTTCGTCGATAGCCCTCTCTCGGTGAACGCGACGGAGATCTTCCGCCTGCATCCCGAGTTGTTTGATGCCGAAGTGCGAAAGTTCATGCAGCGGAACGGCGACATCCTCGGCGCCGGCTGCTGCACGTTCATCCGCGACGTCGAAGAGAGCATGCGCCTCAACAAGCGCAGGGCGCCGTGCGTCATCATCTCCGCCAGCGGCATGTGCGAAAACGGCCGCATCGTCCATCACCTGCGCAACAACATTCAAAGCCCCAAGAACACGGTGCTCATCGTCGGTTTCCAGGCGGCCCACACCCTCGGCCGGCGAATCGTCGAGAAGAATACGCACGTCAACATCTTCGGGAAAAAACTGCGGCTTCGGGCAGAGGTCGTGGCGCTCAACGGCTTCTCGGCGCATGCCGATCGCGATGAGTTGCAGCGACTGACCAAGCCGCTGGCCGCCAAGTGCAAGACGGCCTTCCTCGTCCACGGCGAGCCGGACCAGATGGAGATCCTTCGACAGACGATGCGCGCCGACGGCTTCAAAAACGTCGAAATGCCCGAACGGGGTGCGTCCTTCACGCTGGACTGA
- a CDS encoding O-antigen ligase family protein — translation MPRRLSIAMVVIVVLACAGTTCLYSGAGPMDPQTAAAGGNWSPWLAAIADLLTVPIPTLGIADVRDVVLIFALGMMMLFVAAARWMGDEGPRGPGAKGSSEEKSASSSAGESFKAGPAMRWLLFCTFGVGILSAISMAVCDNSEFSAGWFVRFVLGAVWAMLIARFFTPQMTRAAILSLLAVAAAAILLAFARARDVGYAHISWPIGPITITAALAGCWAAIAVVWAAARLMTRRNLSDAIFAGVVLLAFIAALINTGRRSSAIGLIAALVIVGTVALIRAKPTRARITAGILAAIVAVSGGVAYVVREATNPDRVRSGPVQLRLTYLEKSWELIREHPFLGVGPDMFIVAMTNKIAPLRAVSPHVYHGGYDPTAHNEWVQAAVELGVPAAILYLALPLGVIALALRRAKSTEDKLLIYPLAAGLIAICVTETASVTMRGPIMPAWYWTLVGLLCVSKPLSTSMGQANSNTAHTKSANSSVPARNLIQSISGVFWGLYCLWLGAGVMSIATSRTGAPNRQYHLLEMNLTFEKEFETRYRNAAFTTEIASRDISSHAAWRTSADAWGRLWQVFPVYSDVAEQYAHALIKSGDAEQARQVLDATLSPKQKPFNPVANALYASLRNDPAVYLDCLEHALRAGAFDEHIQSVFADHLGEFQSPANQELLQRARIVAAVSGDDEELSGTLVELLRVSAFVKGQSGDWPGAIEDQRLAAHCYRRLERESHPYRRAHEAETDAWCQLAAMLAQHQPENWREAFDAIRNAERYAVLGINHEDLADQHPDWGYVGGEVVPTEYPESLRPLWRLSALLQVVAGEDRFLDLRIFASLPPEKWTTDNLNHQLFELAREAYALLSKAPPETRPKHFDRLPAMAEYYGRLIRPPTSAPAAPGR, via the coding sequence ATGCCCCGCCGCCTGTCCATCGCGATGGTCGTGATTGTCGTCCTCGCCTGCGCCGGCACGACCTGCCTCTATAGCGGCGCCGGGCCCATGGACCCGCAGACCGCCGCGGCCGGGGGAAACTGGTCGCCGTGGCTCGCGGCCATCGCCGACCTGCTCACCGTTCCCATTCCCACCCTCGGCATCGCCGACGTCCGCGATGTCGTTTTGATCTTCGCGCTGGGGATGATGATGCTATTCGTCGCCGCGGCGCGATGGATGGGTGACGAGGGTCCAAGGGGTCCAGGGGCCAAGGGGTCGAGTGAAGAAAAGTCCGCATCCTCATCCGCCGGCGAGTCATTCAAGGCCGGACCCGCCATGCGCTGGCTCCTTTTCTGCACCTTCGGCGTCGGCATCCTGTCTGCCATCTCGATGGCCGTATGCGACAATTCTGAATTCAGCGCGGGTTGGTTTGTACGATTCGTCCTCGGTGCCGTCTGGGCGATGCTCATCGCCCGATTCTTCACACCGCAGATGACGCGCGCCGCCATACTCTCCCTGCTCGCCGTCGCCGCCGCTGCCATCCTGCTCGCCTTCGCCCGGGCCCGCGATGTCGGTTACGCCCACATCTCCTGGCCCATCGGCCCCATCACCATCACTGCCGCGCTCGCCGGTTGCTGGGCGGCGATCGCCGTCGTTTGGGCCGCCGCCCGACTCATGACCCGAAGGAATCTCAGCGACGCCATCTTCGCCGGTGTCGTCCTGCTGGCATTCATCGCCGCCCTCATCAACACCGGTCGGCGCTCCTCCGCCATCGGACTCATCGCCGCCCTCGTGATCGTCGGCACAGTCGCGCTCATTCGCGCCAAGCCCACCAGGGCAAGAATCACCGCCGGCATCCTCGCTGCCATCGTGGCCGTCTCCGGCGGCGTCGCCTACGTCGTGCGCGAGGCGACCAATCCCGATCGCGTCCGCTCCGGCCCCGTCCAGCTTCGACTCACCTATCTCGAAAAATCCTGGGAGCTGATCCGCGAGCATCCGTTCCTCGGCGTCGGTCCCGACATGTTCATCGTCGCCATGACCAACAAGATCGCTCCGCTCCGCGCCGTCAGCCCGCACGTCTATCACGGAGGCTACGACCCGACGGCCCACAATGAATGGGTGCAGGCGGCGGTGGAACTCGGCGTCCCCGCGGCGATTCTCTACCTCGCCCTCCCGCTCGGCGTCATCGCCCTGGCACTCCGCCGCGCCAAATCCACGGAAGACAAGCTCCTCATCTACCCCCTCGCCGCAGGGCTCATCGCCATCTGCGTCACCGAAACCGCCAGCGTCACGATGCGCGGCCCGATCATGCCCGCGTGGTATTGGACGCTGGTCGGACTGCTGTGTGTATCAAAGCCCCTCAGTACTTCAATGGGTCAGGCGAATTCAAATACAGCGCACACGAAATCGGCAAACAGTTCCGTGCCCGCCCGAAACTTGATCCAATCAATCTCTGGCGTCTTCTGGGGCCTCTATTGTCTTTGGCTCGGTGCCGGCGTGATGTCAATTGCCACGAGCCGAACCGGCGCCCCCAACCGCCAATACCATCTTTTGGAGATGAACCTCACCTTCGAAAAGGAGTTCGAGACCCGCTATCGAAACGCCGCGTTTACCACCGAGATCGCCAGCCGTGATATTTCGTCCCACGCAGCATGGAGAACAAGTGCGGATGCCTGGGGGCGACTGTGGCAGGTCTTCCCCGTCTATTCCGACGTCGCGGAACAATACGCGCACGCTCTCATTAAGTCCGGTGACGCCGAGCAAGCGCGCCAGGTGCTAGACGCGACATTGTCCCCAAAACAGAAACCCTTCAACCCCGTGGCCAATGCCCTCTACGCCTCGCTCCGCAACGACCCTGCCGTCTATCTGGATTGCCTTGAGCATGCCCTTCGCGCAGGGGCCTTCGACGAGCACATTCAATCCGTCTTCGCCGATCACCTCGGCGAGTTTCAATCGCCCGCGAATCAAGAACTGCTCCAGCGCGCTCGCATCGTCGCGGCAGTTAGCGGTGACGATGAAGAGCTTTCCGGCACGCTTGTCGAACTCCTCCGCGTTTCGGCGTTTGTGAAGGGTCAGTCCGGCGACTGGCCCGGCGCCATCGAAGACCAGCGCCTCGCCGCGCATTGCTACCGCCGCCTGGAGCGCGAGTCGCACCCATATCGCCGCGCCCACGAAGCCGAGACAGACGCCTGGTGCCAACTCGCCGCCATGCTCGCGCAGCACCAGCCCGAAAACTGGCGCGAGGCCTTCGACGCCATCCGCAACGCCGAGCGCTACGCCGTTCTCGGCATCAATCACGAAGACCTCGCCGATCAGCACCCCGACTGGGGATACGTCGGCGGCGAGGTCGTGCCCACCGAGTATCCTGAAAGCCTGCGCCCGCTCTGGCGGCTCTCAGCGCTGCTCCAGGTCGTCGCCGGCGAGGATCGCTTCCTCGATCTTCGCATCTTCGCCAGCCTCCCGCCGGAAAAATGGACGACCGACAATCTCAATCACCAACTCTTCGAGCTGGCCCGCGAGGCGTACGCCCTGCTGTCAAAAGCCCCGCCCGAAACTCGCCCGAAACATTTTGACCGCCTCCCCGCGATGGCCGAGTACTATGGCAGGCTGATCCGGCCACCGACGAGCGCCCCGGCCGCCCCCGGCCGCTAG
- a CDS encoding transcriptional regulator: MDETTFQQKLTELVSEIGTLPDAERSKLEVLADQTRARHEKLKATVASLHDSIDYLRLSIKYLLFDLEATRRENDYLRKMLEEPEA; encoded by the coding sequence ATGGACGAGACCACCTTCCAACAGAAACTCACCGAACTTGTCTCGGAGATTGGAACCCTGCCCGACGCCGAGCGATCGAAGCTCGAAGTCCTCGCCGACCAGACTAGGGCACGCCACGAAAAGCTCAAAGCGACGGTCGCCAGTCTTCACGATTCCATCGACTATCTGCGACTGTCCATCAAATATCTGCTCTTCGATCTGGAAGCAACGCGGCGGGAGAACGACTACCTCCGCAAGATGCTCGAAGAGCCCGAAGCCTGA